From Coffea arabica cultivar ET-39 chromosome 2e, Coffea Arabica ET-39 HiFi, whole genome shotgun sequence, the proteins below share one genomic window:
- the LOC113732974 gene encoding putative F-box protein At3g10430 — translation MADQATTSWWKELPLVFISPPTASFDDLPRDLAINILSRLPVKTLAQSTAVSQHWYSLIKNPIFVRAHFTRSISQLAATSTDHCILVTPKEFSDEPTLSIFADNENYDLCCKVKIPFQTWSKTVQIVGSCNGLVCLTDEVDCAYGGDVYLFNPVLRKYKILKSEFSCYCDWMEKNFSTYPVLGFGFCERDNDFRVVRILYSAHHVGEKLRPRVEVYSLKSGKWRSVRAKIDHMVFRGCNAFVDGCIYWLAAEKAHGRLSWVMWFDLEDEVFHDVEMPENYDKDTWDDNLPVNIMRWNGEVAIGAIEPGGTGNYVKCGFWVLKKDDGGELLWERKFKLVLKDALCGIPVGFTWCGKVVIDALDREDHSRRKANAALTKTVALDLNDMKFKDLAVDGPHTVATCFEESLVLFLD, via the coding sequence ATGGCCGATCAAGCAACTACATCTTGGTGGAAGGAGCTCCCACTTGTATTCATCAGCCCACCAACGGCGTCGTTTGATGACCTCCCTCGAGACCTAGCCATCAACATCCTCTCAAGACTCCCCGTCAAAACCCTAGCCCAGTCAACAGCCGTCTCCCAACACTGGTATTCTCTGATCAAGAACCCTATTTTTGTCCGAGCCCACTTCACTCGTTCAATTTCTCAGCTAGCTGCTACTAGTACTGACCACTGCATTTTAGTCACTCCTAAGGAATTTTCTGATGAACCCACTTTGTCGATTTTCGCCGACAACGAAAATTATGACTTGTGCTGTAAAGTTAAAATCCCATTTCAGACCTGGTCGAAAACGGTACAAATTGTGGGTTCCTGTAATGGGCTTGTCTGTTTGACTGATGAGGTTGATTGTGCTTATGGCGGGgatgtttacttgtttaatcCTGTTCTTAGGAAGTATAAGATCCTGAAATCTGAGTTTTCTTGTTATTGTGATTGGATGGAAAAGAATTTTTCAACTTATCCTGTTTTAGGATTCGGGTTTTGTGAGCGAGACAATGATTTCAGGGTTGTCAGGATTCTTTATTCAGCTCATCATGTTGGGGAGAAATTGAGGCCTAGGGTGGAGGTTTATAGTTTGAAGAGTGGGAAATGGAGGAGTGTTAGGGCTAAAATTGATCATATGGTATTTCGGGGTTGTAATGCTTTTGTTGATGGGTGTATATATTGGCTTGCTGCTGAGAAGGCTCATGGTCGATTGTCGTGGGTGATGTGGTTTGATTTGGAGGATGAGGTGTTTCATGACGTGGAAATGCCAGAGAACTATGACAAGGATACTTGGGACGATAATTTGCCAGTTAATATCATGCGATGGAATGGTGAGGTTGCCATAGGTGCTATTGAACCAGGTGGGACAGGGAATTATGTCAAATGTGGCTTTTGGGTTTTGAAGAAGGATGATGGTGGGGAGTTGCTTTGGGAGAGGAAGTTTAAGCTAGTTTTGAAGGATGCACTGTGCGGGATTCCAGTTGGATTTACTTGGTGTGGGAAAGTTGTGATTGATGCTCTTGATAGAGAAGACCATTCACGTAGAAAGGCGAATGCTGCACTTACCAAGACAGTTGCACTTGACCTCAATGACATGAAATTCAAGGATCTTGCAGTGGATGGGCCTCACACAGTGGCTACTTGTTTCGAGGAAAGCCTTGTTCTG